A part of Longimicrobiaceae bacterium genomic DNA contains:
- a CDS encoding Spy/CpxP family protein refolding chaperone, with protein sequence MKIRSFALGLALVGAPLSLHAQQASAPAQGREAHGQHARGGRGEGQQGPRQSPIQRLIANRQQLSLTDAQVQRLQGIEQGLQSRNQPIMERMRAMRQQAGLPERGQGGAQGQRPQLTEQQRAALKQSREQMRPLMKQMRDNNKAAMEQVKSVLTSAQKDQVKALHRQERGNREGHGHRGGQRNPAQATPQQRS encoded by the coding sequence ATGAAGATCCGTTCGTTCGCACTCGGCCTGGCGCTCGTGGGCGCGCCGCTTTCGCTGCACGCGCAGCAGGCGTCCGCCCCGGCGCAGGGCCGCGAGGCCCACGGCCAGCACGCCCGCGGCGGCCGCGGCGAGGGGCAGCAGGGGCCGCGTCAGAGCCCCATCCAGCGCCTCATCGCCAACCGGCAGCAGCTCAGCCTGACCGACGCGCAGGTGCAGCGGCTGCAGGGCATCGAGCAGGGGCTGCAGAGCCGCAACCAACCCATCATGGAGCGCATGCGCGCCATGCGGCAGCAGGCCGGCCTGCCGGAGCGCGGCCAGGGCGGCGCGCAGGGCCAGCGCCCGCAGCTCACCGAGCAGCAGCGCGCCGCGCTGAAGCAGAGCCGCGAGCAGATGCGCCCGCTCATGAAGCAGATGCGCGACAACAACAAGGCGGCGATGGAGCAGGTGAAGTCCGTCCTCACCTCCGCCCAGAAGGACCAGGTCAAGGCCCTGCACCGCCAGGAGCGCGGCAACCGCGAGGGCCACGGCCACCGCGGCGGACAGCGCAACCCGGCGCAGGCCACGCCGCAGCAGCGCTCGTAA